In Rattus norvegicus strain BN/NHsdMcwi chromosome 1, GRCr8, whole genome shotgun sequence, a genomic segment contains:
- the Or52b1 gene encoding olfactory receptor Olr201, producing the protein MLGANFTIIHPAVFILLGIPGLEQYHTWLAIPFCLMYIAAVLGNGALILVPSEHTLHEPMYVFLSMLAGTDILLSTSTVPKALAIFWFHAGEIPFDACIAQMFFIHVAFVAESGILLAMAFDRYVAICTPLRYSAVLTPMTIGKMTLAIWGRSIGTIFPIVFLLKRLSYCRTNVIPHSYCEHIGVARLACADITVNIWYGFSVPMASVLVDVALIGISYTLILQAVFRLPSQDARHKALNTCGSHIGVILLFFIPSFFTFLTHRFGKNIPHHVHILLANLYVLVPPMLNPIIYGAKTKQIRDSMTHMLSVMWKS; encoded by the coding sequence ATGCTTGGAGCTAACTTTACCATCATCCATCCAGCTGTGTTCATCTTACTTGGAATCCCAGGGCTGGAGCAGTACCACACCTGGCTTGCTATCCCCTTTTGTCTCATGTACATTGCTGCAGTCTTGGGAAATGGAGCCCTCATCCTTGTCCCGAGTGAACACACCCTCCACGAgcccatgtatgtctttctatcCATGCTGGCAGGCACGGACATTCTCCTGTCAACCAGCACTGTGCCTAAGGCCTTGGCTATCTTTTGGTTCCATGCTGGGGAGATCCCCTTTGATGCCTGCATTGCTCAGATGTTTTTCATTCATGTTGCTTTTGTGGCCGAGTCGGGAATCCTTCTGGCCATGGCATTTGACCGCTATGTGGCAATTTGTACTCCTCTGAGATACTCAGCTGTCTTAACACCTATGACAATTGGAAAAATGACCCTGGCCATCTGGGGACGGAGCATTGGAACCATTTTCCCTATTGTATTCCTGCTGAAGAGACTGTCATACTGCAGGACCAATGTCATCCCACACTCATACTGTGAGCATATTGGTGTAGCCAGATTGGCCTGTGCTGACATCACTGTCAATATCTGGTATGGCTTCTCAGTGCCAATGGCTTCAGTTTTGGTAGATGTTGCCCTCATTGGTATTTCTTATACTTTGATCCTCCAGGCTGTGTTTAGACTTCCTTCTCAGGATGCCAGGCACAAGGCCCTCAACACCTGTGGGTCTCACATTGGAGTCATTCTCCTCTTCTTCATACCatcattttttacttttcttaCTCATCGCTTTGGCAAGAACATCCCCCACCATGTGCACATTCTTCTGGCAAATCTCTATGTGTTAGTCCCCCCCATGCTTAACCCTATTATCTATGGTGCTAAGACCAAGCAAATTAGGGACAGCATGACTCACATGTTATCTGTTATGTGGAAGTCTTGA
- the Or52b2 gene encoding olfactory receptor Olr202 yields MIHSNISIIHPAVFVLLGIPGLETYHIWLSIPLCLMYVTAVLGNSILIMVIITERNLHEPMYFFLSMLAITDILLSTTTVPKALAIFWFHAHNIAFDACVTQVFFVHTMFVGESAILLAMAFDRFVAICAPLRYATVLTWPTVGRMALAIVIRSVCIIFPVIFLLKRLPFCRTNIVPHSYCEHIGVARLACADITVNIWYGFSVPIVMVIVDVILIAVSYSLILRAVFRLPSQDARHKALSTCGSHLCVILMFYVPSFFTLLTHRFGRNIPRHVHILLANLYVVVPPMLNPIVYGVKTKQIREGVVHWFLDIKTQCCSLPLG; encoded by the coding sequence ATGATTCACAGCAATATCAGCATCATCCACCCTGCAGTTTTTGTGCTACTTGGCATCCCTGGGTTGGAGACTTATCACATCTGGCTGTCTATACCCCTGTGCCTCATGTATGTCACTGCAGTCCTCGGAAACAGCATCTTGATAATGGTCATCATCACAGAACGGAACCTTCATGAACCCATGTATTTTTTCCTCTCCATGTTGGCCATCACAGACATCTTACTGTCCACCACTACTGTACCCAAGGCCCTCGCTATCTTTTGGTTCCATGCCCACAACATTGCCTTTGATGCCTGTGTCACCCAAGTCTTCTTTGTGCATACAATGTTTGTGGGGGAGTCAGCCATCTTGTTAGCCATGGCCTTTGACCGCTTTGTAGCTATCTGTGCCCCACTGAGATATGCAACAGTGCTAACCTGGCCCACAGTTGGGAGGATGGCTCTAGCCATTGTCATCAGAAGCGTCTGTATTATCTTTCCTGTGATTTTCTTGCTCAAGCGGCTGCCATTCTGCAGAACCAACATTGTCCCCCATTCCTACTGTGAGCACATTGGGGTGGCCCGCTTAGCTTGTGCCGACATCACCGTTAACATTTGGTACGGCTTCTCAGTGCCTATCGTCATGGTCATCGTGGATGTGATCCTCATTGCTGTGTCATACTCGCTCATCCTCCGAGCGGTGTTTCGTTTGCCCTCCCAGGATGCTCGGCACAAAGCTCTCAGCACCTGTGGCTCGCATCTCTGCGTCATCCTCATGTTTTACGTTCCGTCCTTCTTTACTTTACTGACCCACCGCTTTGGGAGAAACATTCCCCGACATGTGCATATCCTGCTGGCCAATCTTTATGTGGTGGTGCCTCCAATGCTGAACCCCATTGTCTACGGAGTGAAGACTAAGCAGATCCGGGAGGGTGTGGTCCACTGGTTCTTGGACATTAAGACTCAGTGTTGTTCCTTGCCTTTGGGATGA